A region from the Leishmania panamensis strain MHOM/PA/94/PSC-1 chromosome 20 sequence genome encodes:
- a CDS encoding amastin-like surface protein, putative (TriTrypDB/GeneDB-style sysID: LpmP.20.1620), whose translation MELNIALLIYAVVQFIAFFLVMFATPIDMFVFKPEFRSGRTPAVTLWGLKNEGFGTKYSRSIYELWSDCPGRLMRFRVAQVLAIVSILVYGTAFVLGVTMLFCCPYLRFVCVALNIVGAVTLCIVWASMVVTYRNEDPPACIRESFLSNYGAGFVLFVIAWVLDILNIFVLLLPFHITVFRELDGANDKSDETSKGESEERGTQQEEEDEEYE comes from the coding sequence ATGGAGTTGAATATCGCCCTGTTAATCTACGCGGTCGTCCAGTTCATCGCGTTCTTCTTGGTCATGTTTGCTACGCCGATCGACATGTTTGTGTTTAAGCCGGAGTTTCGATCTGGCCGTACTCCTGCTGTGACCTTATGGGGTTTGAAGAACGAAGGCTTCGGCACGAAGTATTCGCGCAGTATATACGAGTTGTGGTCGGATTGTCCAGGACGCCTGATGCGTTTCCGTGTGGCTCAGGTTCTCGCTATTGTCTCCATCCTCGTGTACGGCACGGCGTTCGTCCTGGGCGTCACCATGCTGTTCTGCTGCCCCTACCTCCGCTTTGTCTGCGTGGCGCTCAACATTGTGGGTGCCGTTACCTTGTGTATTGTCTGGGCGTCCATGGTGGTCACTTACAGAAATGAAGATCCCCCAGCTTGCATAAGAGAGAGTTTTCTGTCTAACTACGGTGCCGGCTTCGTTCTCTTCGTGATAGCCTGGGTGCTGGATATCCTCAACATTTTCGTCTTGCTGCTTCCGTTCCACATTACAGTTTTCCGTGAGCTTGACGGCGCCAACGACAAGTCAGACGAAACTTCGAAAGGAGAGTCGGAAGAACGTGGCACTcaacaggaggaggaggatgaggagtATGAGTAG
- a CDS encoding tuzin-like protein (TriTrypDB/GeneDB-style sysID: LpmP.20.1630), with translation MCVRALGRRRLLLPSFLFLWPSLPLCLCGTAEVDAGARTRTPEAHMFRQGHTCSWIGAAQMLRGIACTCVCAARGTGGTAAAPSGAAASALREGCVSSECVPGCSAGDHSASYARTLLCECRPWVCGSVRPGHYRRELRDCMGEALIGVGPTQPANVFEDRPVALGRLVARMWKAAYRLRIFLRGRVGDAVVPRCGGAAPPLLVGVGMRVTVSLEKNPASGGAAVLSGMCMRGTVARVNGDATCVLLRDDGEVELSVTPERIVALGRRRKLLYHARLLEVVCWLRPCMHDPRDAEAVALILFCRGWRVELMHLLQTVDVSSFVFVSNTEQGSICEKAQWEREHRGVLRCAARERLKDRDFRYALAKYKGAISCMAGVLVVTYVFTTNLRAYRREQRDHQLQTAIETLSKAAQSSGGGGALAAGDEPFVVGRKNGEAVVRRVLTEMLPAPPRIVAFTGSAGSGASVLWRSAVLKEGVPHVCVDVRGTEDTLRSVVKALGVGSVDVCGDVLDFVEEACRMARAARGETPLLLLRLREGSSLQRVYRDVAALAFDRRVCHVVMEVPAEALSMASAGLPRLDLCVIPAFSREEAFAHTQRAIDPVSLSHFVDVVGTSSSDVDELIAAVRQRRASAAQYTNARLLKAMRQLQATCASRPELRAALQQLSTCPYDAGQHSGVDAAALHSTALVDIVLYDPVADAWRFRSKLFHTASRCCWL, from the coding sequence atgtgtgtgcgtgcattggggcggcgcaggctcTTGCTGCCCTcattcctctttctctggccctccctccctctctgtctctgcggcaccgctgaAGTGGACGCAGGCGCCCGCACACGAACGCCCGAGGCGCACATGTTTCGTCAGGGGCATACATGCTCGTGGATTGGCGCGGCGCAAATGCTGAGAGGTATCGCCTgcacctgtgtgtgcgcggcaCGCGGCACGGGTggtactgccgccgccccctctggtgcggcagcgtccgCCTTGCGTGAGGGCTGTGTGTCTTCTGAGTGCGTGCCCGGCTGTAGCGCTGGCGACCACAGCGCATCTTACGCACGGACGCTCCTCTGTGAGTGCAGGCCTTGGGTCTGCGGCTCAGTGCGGCCTGGACACTATCGGCGAGAGTTGCGGGACTGCATGGGGGAGGCGCTGATTGGTGTGGGCCCCACGCAGCCGGCCAACGTTTTTGAAGACCGTCCTGTGGCGCTTGGCCGCCTCGTTGCGAGGATGTGGAAGGCAGCGTACAGGTTAAGAATATTTCTGCGTGGGAGGGTGGGCGACGCCGTTGTGCCCcgttgtggcggtgctgcgccgccgctcttgGTGGGTGTTGGGATGCGGGTGACGGTGAGCCTGGAGAAAAACCCTGCgagcggaggtgcagctgtgctgtCGGGCATGTGCATGAGGGGGACCGTCGCCAGGGTGAACGGCGATGCCACCTGCGTGCTTCTCAGGGACGACGGCGAGGTGGAGCTATCTGTGACGCCTGAGCGCATTGTGGCGCTGGGGCGGCGGAGGAAGCTGCTCTACCATGCGAGGCTGCTGGAGGTAGTCTGCTGGCTGCGACCCTGTATGCACGACCCGCGTGACGCTGAGGCCGTTGCTCTCATCCTCTTTTGCCGTGGCTGGCGGGTGGAGTTgatgcacctcctgcagacGGTGGATGTCTCGtcttttgtgtttgtgtcgAATACTGAGCAAGGTAGCATCTGCGAGAAGGCGCAGTGGGAGCGCGAACACCGCGGCGTACTGCGCTGCGCGGCACGCGAGCGGCTGAAGGACAGGGACTTCCGCTATGCCCTTGCAAAGTACAAAGGCGCTATCAGCTGCATGGCTGGCGTACTAGTGGTGACCTACGTCTTCACGACAAACTTGCGCGCCTACCGGCGGGAGCAGCGGGACCATCAGCTGCAGACAGCCATCGAGACGCTCTCCAAGGCGGCGCAATCGtcggggggcgggggtgcgCTCGCGGCGGGCGACGAGCCCTTCGTTGTGGGTCGCAAGAACGGGGAGGCGGTCGTGCGCAGGGTGCTAACAGAGATGCTGCCGGCGCCTCCCCGCATCGTCGCCTTTacaggcagcgctggcagcggcgcgagtgtgctgtggcgcagcgccgtgctgaaggagggcgtgccgcacgtgtgcgtcgACGTCCGCGGCACCGAGgacacgctgcgcagcgttgTCAAGGCGCTGGGCGTGGGTAGCGTGGACGTGTGCGGCGACGTGCTGGActttgtggaggaggcgtgccGGATGGCCCGCGCTGCGAGGGGCgagacgccgctgctcttgctgcggctgcgcgagggCAGCAGCTTGCAGCGGGTCTACAGGGACGTGGCCGCGCTGGCGTTCGACCGCCGTGTGTGCCATGTTGTGATGGAGGTGCCCGCTGAGGCGCTCAGCATGGCAAGCGCtgggctgccgcggctggaCCTCTGCGTCATTCCCGCGTTCAGCCGCGAGGAGGCCTTCGCCCACACGCAGCGCGCCATCGACCCCGTCAGCCTCAGCCACTTCGTGGACGTCGTTGggacgagcagcagcgacgtggaCGAGCTGATTGCCGCTGTGCGTCAGCGCCGCGCGTCAGCGGCGCAGTATACGAATGCGAGGCTGCTGAAGGCcatgcggcagctgcaggcgacgTGCGCCAGCCGCCCGGAGctgcgtgcggcgctgcagcagctctccaCCTGCCCATACGACGCCGGGCAGCACAGCGGcgtggacgcggcggcgctgcacagcACGGCGCTGGTGGACATTGTGCTGTACGATCCCGTAGCAGACGCGTGGCGTTTTCGCAGCAAGCTGTTTCACACCGcctcgcggtgctgctggctgtAG
- a CDS encoding amastin-like protein (TriTrypDB/GeneDB-style sysID: LpmP.20.1640) produces MEWNIALLVYVILQFIAFLFVLVATPLDMFCVKNENMTKNCITFWGFKDMCSGVSHNATVDILWAECTGHLMRFRTAQALAIVTIVLYGSAFALGVVIIFCCSWLRFVCVALNIVGAITLGVVWGLMVVTYRTDDSRDCVRESFLSNYGAGFVLFVIAWVLDILNIFVLLLPLPVTVFRELDGANDKSEKTSKGESEERSTQQEDEEYE; encoded by the coding sequence ATGGAGTGGAATATCGCGCTGTTAGTCTACGTGATCCTCCAGTTCATCGCGTTCCTCTTCGTGCTGGTGGCGACGCCCCTCGACATGTTTTGCGTAAAAAACGAAAATATGACGAAAAACTGTATCACCTTCTGGGGATTCAAAGATATGTGCAGCGGTGTATCACACAATGCTACTGTGGACATTCTCTGGGCTGAATGCACTGGCCACCTGATGCGTTTCCGCACTGCACAGGCGCTCGCTATTGTCACCATCGTCCTGTACGGCTCGGCGTTCGCCCTGGGCGTCGTCATcatcttctgctgctcttggcTCCGCTTTGTCTGCGTGGCGCTCAACATTGTTGGTGCCATCACCCTGGGCGTTGTCTGGGGTTTGATGGTGGTGACCTACAGGACGGATGATAGCCGAGATTGCGTAAGAGAGAGTTTTCTGTCTAACTACGGTGCCGGCTTCGTTCTCTTCGTGATAGCCTGGGTGCTGGATATCCTCAACATTTTCGTCTTGCTGCTTCCGCTCCCCGTCACAGTTTTCCGTGAGCTTGACGGCGCCAACGACAAGTCAGAGAAAACCTCGAAAGGAGAGTCGGAAGAACGTAGCACTCAAcaggaggatgaggagtATGAGTAG
- a CDS encoding amastin-like protein (TriTrypDB/GeneDB-style sysID: LpmP.20.1650): MEWNIALLLYAILQFIAFLLVLVATPLDMFRSQNGQPLQGCLTLWGFKYNCSSLGKDVVISTVWNSCPRRLMLFHAAEAFAIVSIFLYGMAFILGVVMLLCSFNLRYVCLGLNIVGAITLCVVWAAMAMTYLKEDGGPCPAMRTLLNYGVGFTLLIIAWVLDIINIFFLLLPYNVKASSELDNAKGNLNEEAPESST, encoded by the coding sequence ATGGAGTGGAATATCGCGCTGTTACTCTACGCGATCCTCCAGTTCATCGCGTTCTTGCTTGTGctggtggcgacgccgctggACATGTTTCGCTCCCAAAATGGGCAGCCCTTGCAAGGCTGTTTGACGTTATGGGGCTTCAAGTACAATTGCAGCAGTTTAGGAAAGGATGTTGTCATCTCCACGGTGTGGAATAGTTGCCCCCGCCGTCTAATGCTTTTCCATGCAGCAGAGGCCTTCGCTATTGTCTCCATCTTCCTGTACGGCATGGCGTTCATCCTGGGCGTTGTCatgctgctgtgctcctTCAACCTTCGTTATGTGTGCCTGGGGCTCAACATTGTGGGTGCCATCACTCTGTGCGTTGTGTGGGCTGCAATGGCAATGACTTACTTAAAGGAAGATGGCGGACCATGTCCAGCTATGCGTACATTATTGAACTACGGTGTGGGCTTCACTCTCCTCATTATAGCGTGGGTGCTGGATATCATCAACATCTTCTTCTTACTGCTTCCATACAACGTTAAGGCTTCTAGTGAGCTTGACAACGCCAAGGGAAACTTAAATGAAGAGGCCCCAGAAAGTAGCACTtaa
- a CDS encoding hypothetical protein (TriTrypDB/GeneDB-style sysID: LpmP.20.1660), translating to MMMQSPPPYVPFVEYVLKALEHPPYMYVAKLAACCTMLFLTRENPELLEELCHKWAIRFAQDRLRLVQHIRKRASYCINSPDTTCDFGCDAKDSSEDTSANRCATHPPEQPIRDRDVATVMCCCDPDRAVEHLLSILNTLVPMYFSWNWHRADYVIQINREYEVYVREYVLPVCVDLAPEDGVDDIEHTPWLLPPHTYLDPTESVSSFYTLHSGVVPSSCVGSSRSSSFVVSSPLGTVAGTDLNRDHIVSTSDSSTAKGSDVGKFSFPSLPQDVTAASTAKGKPSVSIVGPLLPTFSPTSGKTAADDGASTSSPNAFPVGVQACSSALGCAVVPIRSPNVMSARAFNAAAVYGLRFLTLSNYRDALLSNTTGLVIVFHAKYSAKSNEVIDVFQKIAAKRLLDPMPTIAVVYAVAEPELSSLYNVGWFPTIVYTPPLRYQNRRHHSPSAGLHTRTDDAVQEITCKVSADSKRDGIAGTPAVGAGTSSTSLVPKGLVKGSARFTRTPSSPYLRPDLCVEDTSSRREVEWPPRRGYSPRVDSASLPKCRHEEATARRSTGRSDGEAYTTVGAARTEVLTPSPTGSNTGSSRSLPIRNHSEVYESVGAFAATSGEQPSTSGGNPADVSSPFRQALNTGVGGAPPTSAEILFSTLVSKRAQDHSIAALSQLSTTNLDNSGVHSTSGKEKVQPLGEHSGKMSLDSLKDTLVSSDYIIYPLDGVQTVSALVEWISSRGASVPRLRKMNEFFTRIKYIRQEEKFKRYRELHSAVVTLRRLQGCKDEFGVAGSASKCSKHTPSPLTLAPQQQQHHLLDQPVFIFLGGGMAAGKTTAVAALAKSSWWESHKEQSVVVNADEFKLPFESEMSSSQAHTHSTRAAENLLVKAINQGRSIVLDATMMWKPFVQQVVAMVRDAHLTLFKQGPGYNKETQIEEYFVAAKARNPALPMPYKIIFLGITVEVETAVPRGFLRKFQTNRGVPISTQLRSFKLFAENFTNYVSLVDEATLYNNNVFVKLEKGELPPVLAECNEKTQYKLLVHDEPAFQQFLRQQQINDEADNVLELYPTTPATR from the coding sequence ATGATGATGCaatcgccaccgccgtacGTGCCCTTTGTGGAGTATGTCCTCAAGGCACTCGAGCATCCGCCGTACATGTATGTCGCGAAGCTTGCTGCGTGCTGCACAATGCTTTTCCTCACACGTGAAAACCCAGAGCTGCTAGAGGAGCTGTGCCACAAGTGGGCGATTCGCTTTGCGCAAGACCGCTTGCGTCTCGTTCAGCATATTCGAAAACGTGCCTCCTACTGTATCAATTCCCCTGACACCACCTGCGACTTTGGGTGCGACGCGAAGGACTCGAGCGAAGACACTTCCGCTAACAGATGTGCAACGCATCCACCTGAGCAACCCATTCGCGACCGTGATGTGGCAACTGTGATGTGCTGTTGCGATCCGGACAGGGCAGTGGAGCACCTGCTCTCCATTCTTAATACACTGGTACCCATGTACTTTTCGTGGAACTGGCATCGAGCCGACTACGTAATCCAGATCAACAGGGAGTACGAGGTGTACGTGCGGGAGTACGTGCTGCCCGTGTGCGTTGATCTGGCTCCCGAGGATGGTGTGGATGATATCGAGCACACGCCTTGGCttctccccccacacacctacCTGGACCCCACGGAGAGCGTGTCGTCTTTCTACACACTCCACTCAGGGGTGGTACCGTCCTCTTGCGTGGGCTCGTCGCGTTCCTCGAGCTTCGTCGTCAGCAGCCCCCTTGGTACTGTCGCCGGCACCGACCTCAACAGAGATCATATCGTCTCCACTAGCGACTCATCAACGGCTAAGGGTTCTGACGTGGGAAAGTTCAGCTTTCCCAGTCTGCCTCAAGACGTTACCGCCGCTTCGACTGCCAAAGGGAAGCCTTCCGTCAGCATTGTGGGCCCCCTGCTGCCAACGTTCTCGCCGACGTCTGGCAAAACTGCAGCCGACGATGGGGCATCCACCTCGTCCCCAAACGCGTTCCCAGTCGGCGTGCAAgcatgcagcagcgccttaGGTTGTGCCGTCGTCCCTATTCGGTCCCCAAACGTCATGTCGGCCCGCGCCTtcaacgccgctgcggtgtacGGGTTGCGGTTCCTCACCCTGAGCAACTACCGCGACGCACTCCTGAGCAACACAACGGGTCTGGTGATTGTCTTTCATGCCAAGTACTCGGCCAAGAGCAACGAAGTGATCGACGTTTTTCAAAAGATCGCGGCGAAGCGACTACTTGATCCGATGCCGACGATCGCCGTCGTCTATGCCGTCGCAGAGCCAGAGTTATCAAGCCTGTACAATGTCGGCTGGTTCCCAACGATCGTTTACACACCTCCGCTGCGCTATCAAAATCGCCGTCACCACAGTCCGAGCGCCGGTCTTCACACTCGCACTGACGACGCCGTTCAGGAAATAACGTGCAAGGTCAGTGCCGACTCGAAAAGGGACGGCATAGCAGGCACCCCGGCGGTTGGCGCGGGAACCTCGTCGACGTCTTTGGTACCAAAAGGCCTGGTAAAGGGCTCCGCGCGCTTCACGCGGACACCTTCGTCGCCGTACCTGCGCCCCGACCTCTGCGTGGAGGACACCTCGTCTAGGAGGGAGGTTGAGTGGCCGCCTCGTCGTGGCTATTCTCCCCGTGTCGACTCAGCTTCGCTGCCTAAGTGCCGCCACGAAGAAGCGACAGCGCGGCGCTCAACGGGTCGCAGCGACGGGGAAGCATACACGACAGTTGGGGCCGCAAGAACTGAAGTACTCACGCCATCGCCGACGGGCAGTAATACGGGCTCATCCCGGAGCTTACCAATAAGGAACCACAGTGAGGTGTACGAGAGCGTCGGCGCCTTCGCTGCCACATCAGGTGAGCAGCCGAGCACGTCAGGCGGTAATCCAGCAGACGTATCCTCACCATTTCGGCAAGCGCTTAACACGGGGGTGGGAGGCGCGCCACCAACGTCGGCGGAAATTCTCTTCAGCACCCTCGTGAGCAAAAGGGCTCAAGACCACTCTATTGCCGCATTGTCGCAGTTGAGCACCACTAACCTCGATAACTCTGGCGTTCACAGCACCAgcgggaaggagaaggtgcagccGCTGGGAGAACACAGCGGAAAGATGAGTCTTGACTCTCTCAAAGACACCCTGGTTAGCAGCGACTACATCATCTATCCCTTGGATGGCGTGCAAACTGTATCTGCGCTTGTAGAATGGATCAGTTCTCGCGGGGCGAGTGTTCCTCGGCTGCGCAAGATGAACGAGTTCTTCACGCGCATCAAGTACATACGCCAAGAAGAGAAATTCAAGCGGTATCGCGAGCTGCACTCGGCAGTGGTGACGCTCCGCCGCTTGCAAGGCTGCAAGGATGAATTCGGTGTAGCTGGGAGTGCCAGCAAGTGCAGCAAACACACGCCAAGCCCGTTGACACTggctcctcagcagcagcaacatcacCTGCTGGATCAACCTGTCTTCATTTTTCTTGGCGGTGGTATGGCCGCAGGCAAGACGACAGCCGTCGCGGCACTCGCGAAGAGCAGTTGGTGGGAAAGCCACAAGGAGCAGAGCGTTGTTGTGAATGCCGATGAGTTTAAGCTGCCGTTCGAGAGCGAGATGTCGTCCtcgcaggcgcacacgcatagCACTCGCGCTGCTGAAAACCTTCTGGTGAAGGCCATCAACCAAGGACGCAGCATCGTCCTCGACGCCACGATGATGTGGAAGCCGTTCGTGCAGCAGGTTGTCGCCATGGTGCGTGATGCCCACCTGACTCTCTTCAAGCAAGGCCCAGGGTACAACAAAGAGACGCAAATAGAAGAGTACTTTGTCGCCGCCAAAGCTCGTAATCCCGCTCTGCCCATGCCGTACAAAATTATCTTCCTCGGCATCACTGTAGAGGTGGAGACTGCCGTCCCACGCGGCTTTCTGCGCAAATTTCAGACAAACCGCGGTGTCCCCATCTCGACTCAGCTGCGTTCCTTCAAGCTTTTCGCGGAGAACTTTACCAATTACGTGTCCCTGGTAGACGAAGCGACCCTCTACAACAACAACGTCTTTGTGAAACTCGAAAAGGGTGAGCTGCCCCCTGTGCTTGCCGAGTGTAACGAGAAGACCCAGTATAAGCTTCTCGTGCATGACGAACCGGCATTTCAGCAGTTTttgaggcagcagcagatcaACGATGAGGCCGACAATGTGCTCGAATTGTACCCCACTACGCCTGCAACacggtga
- the PPI gene encoding pyroglutamyl-peptidase I (PGP), putative (TriTrypDB/GeneDB-style sysID: LpmP.20.1670), with the protein MSTSKADIVVFITGYGPFDTVKVNPSTAIALCVVEDLKRHPDVTEVRYTELHVSATSVAAYFEKVENDIAQIITERGAAKVKILLCHLGVHRDTTGVIRVEVQGYNELFATIPDVDGKVFDHTLIIPEDGTTDVFQESWFGKDGSPQFDDLQRLIEQMNDNIAASWQDTMTSTATKKKLMSADKNDEAMVMPVFQAPRWAISRNAGRYLCNCALYRALRLQEKNTGVVYAIFIHVVDPSCGKTEMEGGPIVAYNPSIMVQAVQVMCFMCGLLSLMIA; encoded by the coding sequence ATGTCGACCTCCAAGGCGGACATCGTCGTGTTCATCACCGGGTACGGCCCCTTTGACACTGTGAAGGTGAACCCCAGCACTGCCATTGCCCTTTGCGTCGTGGAGGACCTGAAGCGTCACCCCGACGTGACGGAGGTGCGCTACACGGAGCTGCATGTCAGCGCGACGAGCGTCGCAGCTTATTTTGAGAAGGTGGAGAATGACATTGCCCAGATCATCACcgagcgcggcgccgccaagGTGAAGATCCTTCTGTGCCACCTGGGTGTTCACAGAGACACAACGGGGGTCATCCGCGTTGAGGTACAGGGCTATAATGAACTCTTTGCTACGATTCCTGACGTTGATGGTAAGGTGTTCGATCACACGCTCATCATCCCTGAAGACGGCACCACTGACGTCTTTCAAGAGAGCTGGTTTGGCAAGGATGGATCGCCGCAGTTCGATGACCTGCAGCGTTTGATTGAACAGATGAATGACAACATCGCCGCGTCGTGGCAGGACACCATGACGAGTACCGCGACCAAGAAGAAGTTGATGTCGGCGGACAAGAACGACGAGGCCATGGTGATGCCGGTGTTCCAGGCTCCACGCTGGGCGATTTCGCGCAACGCAGGACGCTATCTGTGCAACTGCGCCCTCTACCGCGCACTTCGACTCCAGGAAAAGAATACGGGAGTCGTGTATGCGATCTTTATTCATGTTGTCGATCCGAGTTGCGGTAAGACAGAGATGGAAGGCGGACCGATTGTGGCGTACAACCCATCGATCATGGTACAAGCCGTACAGGTGATGTGTTTCATGTGCGGCCTGCTGTCTTTGATGATCGCATAA
- a CDS encoding hypothetical protein (TriTrypDB/GeneDB-style sysID: LpmP.20.1680): MLCCARLTRSAVFWATTGRRSGDAAAAAQKTTFRVRAFTDAVRDTVASGDAQHSRVDTSLQHAKEESDMPLAHVEKAPQQMPKFLFQSRRGSSSSEYYMTRSNAGHPDTVAELLGAGRTDPEWMWLKLLCFLCVSSTFGTTLYSYFFAEHMKYFKDEPWSPFTY; this comes from the coding sequence ATGTTGTGTTGTGCACGATTGACGCGCTCTGCAGTGTTTTGGGCAACCACGGGGCGCCGCTCgggagacgcagcagcagcggcgcagaaaACCACGTTCCGCGTGAGAGCATTTACGGATGCCGTTAGGGACACCGTGGCGAGCGGTGACGCTCAACACAGTCGCGTAGACACCTCTCTTCAGCACGCCAAGGAAGAAAGCGATATGCCTCTTGCGCACGTGGAGAAGGCACCGCAGCAGATGCCAAAGTTCCTCTTTCAGAGTCGGCGTGGTAGCAGCTCCTCGGAGTACTACATGACCCGGAGCAACGCGGGGCACCCAGACACGGTCGCAGAACTGCTCGGCGCCGGCCGCACCGATCCGGAGTGGATGTGGCTGAAGCTACTGTGCTTCCTGTGTGTCTCGTCGACGTTCGGAACGACATTATACAGCTACTTCTTCGCTGAGCATATGAAGTACTTCAAGGATGAGCCGTGGTCGCCCTTCACCTACTAA
- a CDS encoding hypothetical protein (TriTrypDB/GeneDB-style sysID: LpmP.20.1690) produces the protein MITDAEFWIEVRRNTSNGECIFSSMLALIHARQSAIDSHVTTTEREVYKLTAWGKKRRDEVTGRVLTSEEKQEMALEAKEKDAALREMGKPLEPNKAFWAGRPPEDTQAYGVSSSTMCVLQQVMMFAVPLYVLRYNVPAMSMSWNTSCFIDRQSKQLITFGSGHGVKVPQHLRCRGCVAGEGFFAILTSEDEVWSSGGLKVSSSSVDGPTALGREDAMTGIAGKTLMLVGHGQRLAIVTRAFTVRSLSALSNQTRSIIPSRHVRFLDLGYGEDYYMVGTDSTVYKTTASRRAVSTPRRVMTLCRTPVSRVASGMGFLLIIDQNGHLYTLGRNKKGQLGNGMVQDARRKPYLQDKLTHHYFVQVSAGDCHSLALASNGIVYGTGSNESGQLGLGRGLKQVCTFTPIPLGSNMRCIGIAAGPAGSMFYCENGQVLACGLNDSMQLGLETTEKIVYEATPITVLANGVESYTLDFGGFRRPEGNSIDALGGMSGAAGKNGGISTVSPALGGSFSSKKVLTNQDQTELAVANLSAKSEINVTDANNGDANLARKETVLLDENDNSEENHQPVEDAIPVHPSLSQNPKRGNQAQARLKNMGDNGNSDAATRRKKGTARKQKSQCACCTVT, from the coding sequence ATGATCACAGATGCCGAGTTTTGGATAGAAGTTCGCCGCAACACGAGCAACGGTGAGTGCATCTTCTCCAGCATGCTCGCCCTCATTCACGCACGGCAGTCCGCCATCGACTCGCACGTAACGACAACAGAGCGTGAGGTGTACAAGCTCACCGCCTGGGGCAAGAAACGCCGCGACGAGGTGACGGGTCGTGTCTTGACAagtgaggagaagcaggagatggcgctggaggcgaaggagaaggacgcAGCGTTGAGGGAGATGGGGAAGCCGCTTGAGCCGAACAAAGCCTTCTGGGCCGGCAGACCACCAGAGGACACCCAGGCGTATGGCGTTTCGTCGAGCACAATGTGTGTGCTTCAGCAAGTGATGATGTTCGCCGTGCCCCTTTACGTGTTGCGCTACAACGTCCCGGCCATGTCTATGAGCTGGAACACCAGCTGCTTCATCGACCGCCAGTCGAAGCAACTCATTACGTTCGGTTCTGGGCACGGCGTGaaggtgccgcagcacctgcgctgtCGCGGCTGCGTGGCAGGGGAAGGCTTCTTTGCTATCCTCACAAGCGAGGACGAGGTCTGGTCATCCGGCGGGCTGAAGGTGTCGAGCTCATCCGTTGATGGGCCGACGGCGCTTGGTCGCGAGGACGCGATGACGGGCATTGCTGGCAAGACCCTAATGCTGGTGGGGCACGGGCAGCGCCTCGCCATTGTGACGCGCGCCTTCACggtgcgctcgctctccgcGCTGTCGAACCAGACTCGGTCAATTATACCGTCCCGCCATGTTCGCTTCTTGGACTTAGGCTACGGCGAGGACTACTACATGGTCGGTACTGACTCCACCGTTTACAAGACCACAGCGTCGAGGCGCGCAGTGAGCACACCACGGCGGGTGATGACGCTGTGCCGCACCCCCGTCTCTCGCGTCGCCAGCGGTATGGGATTTTTGCTGATTATTGACCAGAACGGTCATCTCTATACGTTGGGCCGCAACAAGAAGGGGCAGCTCGGTAATGGCATGGTGCAAGATGCACGGCGCAAGCCGTACTTGCAGGATAAGCTCACCCATCACTACTTTGTTCAGGTGTCCGCTGGTGACTGCCATTCCTTGGCGTTGGCGAGCAATGGCATTGTCTACGGTACGGGAAGCAACGAGAGCGGCCAGCTTGGCCTCGGGCGGGGTCTGAAGCAGGTGTGCACATTCACACCTATTCCGCTTGGCAGTAATATGCGGTGCATCGGCATCGCGGCTGGCCCGGCGGGGAGCATGTTCTACTGCGAGAATGGCCAGGTGCTTGCCTGCGGCCTTAATGACAGCATGCAGCTCGGACTGGAGACTACCGAAAAGATTGTCTACGAAGCGACGCCCATTACGGTGCTTGCCAATGGCGTCGAGTCCTACACGCTAGACTTCGGAGGCTTTCGCCGCCCGGAAGGGAACAGCATAGATGCGCTAGGGGGCAtgagtggcgcagctggcaaGAACGGCGGCATCTCCACCGTCTCGCCCGCCTTGGGCGGCTCCTTCAGCTCAAAAAAAGTGCTCACCAACCAGGACCAGACGGAGCTAGCAGTCGCAAATCTCTCCGCGAAATCGGAAATCAACGTGACGGATGCCAACAACGGCGATGCCAACCTCGCACGGAAGGAAACGGTGCTGCTAGACGAAAATGACAATAGTGAAGAGAATCACCAGCCGGTAGAAGATGCCATCCCTGTGcatccctccctttctcagAATCCGAAGCGCGGCAATCAGGCACAGGCACGATTGAAGAACATGGGTGATAATGGAAACAGTGACGCAGCCACACGACGAAAAAAGGGCACAGCAAGAAAGCAAAAGTCCCAGTGCGCCTGCTGTACTGTCACCTAG